The segment CAAGAGATATACTACCTATGAAAAAGTTGAAGATATACCAGTCTTAGTTATTAAGCGAGATTCCAATAGAGAATATTTCGATAAATCCAAAATAATAAATGGTTTAGTAAAAGCGTGTCAGAAAAGGCCCGTTTCAAGAGTGCAGATAGATTCTATAGCAGATGAAATAGAAAAAAAGATGAGTAATGATATGCTAACTGAGGTTAAATCAGAGTACATAGGCGAGCTTATAATGGACAAATTAAAAGAAATTGATGAAGTAGCTTACGTTAGATTTGTGTCTGTTTATAGACAATTTAAAGATATTAATACTTTTATAGAAGAAATTACAAACTTGATGTCACATAAAAATATGGATGGTATCTAAAAATTAAGGATACCTTTGTTTTTTCTAGTAAAATCGAAACTGTGTACTTAATTTAGAAATTCTTGTACACAGTTTTTTATTATAAAAAAATAATTTAGTTTGAGTAAAAAGGAAGTGTTAATATGAAAAACTTTAATATATTAAATGTAAAGGGTTATCAGTTTTTAGAATATAAATCGGATAGTGTAGGAATATATTTCTCAACATCCAAAAGAAATTTAGATTTTAATAAAAATAATATAATTGGTTTGGAAAATTTAAAAAAAATAAAAGAATGGTTTAATATAAAGGATGTTGGATATTTAAATCAAGTACATAGTGATAATATATATATATATGATGGTTTAAAATATGATGGTGATGCTATTATTACTAATGAGAAAGGAATTGCTATAGGAGTTTTCACAGCTGACTGTGTTCCGGTATTAATTTATGATAAGAAAAATCTTGTAGTTGCAGCTATTCATAGTGGATGGAAAGGTACATTAAATTGTATAGTATCAAAAACTATAGATAAAATGGTTAGCAAATATAATACTGATATTAAAGATTTAAAGGTTTATATAGGACCACATAATATGATGTGTTGTTATGAAGTTAGTGAAGAACTTATAAATACTTTTAAAAGTAGTGATATTTATAAAGAAGCAAAAATAAATGATGGCAGAAATTTAAGTCTTCAAAGTTGCATAGAGAAACAATTAAATGATAAGAATATTACTAAAAATCAGATTCATTCATTAAATATATGTACATATTGTTCAAGAGAAGATAAATTTCATTCTTATAGAAGAGATAAAGAAGAAAGTGGAAGAATGTTTTCATTTATATTTATTAAGTGATTTTGGAGGGGATAGTATGTCTGGTGAAAAAGCTTTATCTGATAGTTTTAATGTTAACGTTTGTTTGTAGCATTTATATTTTCATCCAATAGTTAAATCCATAAAAGATTTAAAATTTATAACATTAAAAATAGCAAGATGGGATCTTGATAAAAGAGTGGATATAAAATCTAATGATGAATTAGGTGAATTATTAAAAACATTTAATGATATGGCGGATAAATTACAAAATACATTTAATATAAAAAGTCAATTTGTAGCTAATGTATCACATGAATTAAAAATTCTGTTAACATCTATAAAAGGATTTGCAGAAACTTTAAGATATGTTGAAGAAAAATTCACTATAAAAATACCTTTAAAGTAGATAGTCATGTGACTATCTATTTTTTATGCGCAAAATACATACATATACAGCCAGTATTAGGACAAAATAAAATAATGACATTAATTATAATTAATATTAATACAATATTAATTTAACTTTCAAAATGTAATATATGAATTGTAATACATGTAATAAAAAATAAACGGAGGGTTTTAAATGAAAAAGAAATCATTAAAGTATGTAATGATTTTTTCAATGATTTCTGCAATAGCGGTAATATTTACTGGTTGTAGTAAAGCTAATCATAAGTTTATTACGATATCTGGTTCATCTGTTCTTCAACCAATTGTAAAATCTGCTGCAGATATATTTATGGAGAAAAATCTTGGAGTGCAAATAAGTGTTCAAGGAGGTGGAAGTGGTACAGGTCTTTCACAAGTAGTATCAGGAGCTGTAGAAATAGGAAATTCAGATTTAGTTGCATTGGATAAAATAAATGATGAAAATATATTAAATCAATTGGTAGATCATAAGATAGCTGTTAGTGGATTTGTTATGGTGGCTAATGATGAAGTAAAGATAAAATCTTTAACAAAAAAACAGATTCAAGATATATTTACTGGAAAAATTATTAATTGGAAAGAAGTTGGCGGAGAAGATGTAAATATAGAAGTTATAAATAGAGGAAAATCATCGGGAAGTAGAGCTACCTTTATAAAAACTATAATGGATGGAAAATTGGAAAATTTACAAATAGGAACTGTTCAAGATTCTAGTGGAGCAGTACAAAAATCAATTAAGGAAACTAAAGGGTCAATATCATATTTGGCAACATCTTATTTTAAGATTGAAGAGGCTAAGGAAGGACTAAATATATTAAAAATAAATAATGTAGAAGGAAATACAAAAAATATAATTGATAGAAAATATCCATTTTGGTCTTATGAACACATGTATACAAAAGGAAAGCCTAGTGGTACAATCAAAAAATTTATTGATTATATGTATTCTCCAGAAGTGAAGAAAATAATAGAAGATAATGGGTATATTCCTATAAATAAAATGAAATAAAATAAATTTTCTAGAATATGGAGTAGATACTATGAGTAAAGAAAATAGATTAAGTAAATTTAAAAATGAATATTTGGGAAGAGGATTTTCTACGATTTGTGGATATTTAATTGTATTTATAACAATGATAATTTTATTATTTATAACATTTAAGGGATTAAATTTATTTATCAAAAATAAATATCCTCTTAGTAGTTTTTTACTAGGCACAATATGGAACCCAGAATCAAAATCTCCCCAGTTTGGAGCAATTATATTTTTAGTAGGATCTATTTTAGTAGTATTGGGTTCAATAATAGTAAGTACACCTCTTAGCATAGCCTTAGCAATTTTTATAAATGTCATATCACCTAAAATGGGTGAAAAGATATTAAAGCCAGCTATGGAATTGTTTGTAGGAATACCTTCAGTAGTATATGGATGGCTTGGTATTACTGTATTAATACCTATGTTAAAAGGTGTTTTTGGAGGTGTTGGATTTGGACTTTTAGCCAGTATAATAGTTTTAAGTATAATGATACTTCCTACAATAACGAGTATTTCTTCAGATGCAATTAAAGCGATACCTAAGAGATATATTGAAGCATCTTATGGTCTTGGAGCTACTAGATGGCAAACTATAATCAAAGTAATAATACCTTCTGCTAAAAGAGGTATTTTAACAGCTATAGTTTTAGGAATGGCAAGGGCTTTTGGAGAAGCATTAGCAGTTCAAATGGTCATAGGTAATTCTATAAAATTACCTAAAGGAATTTATGATACTACATCTACTCTAACAAGTATTATAACTATGGATATGGCAAATACAATATTTGGAACTTCGTGGAATAATGCGTTATGGTCTTTAGCTTTTTTACTTGTAATTATATCATTTATATTTATTATTGTACTAAAAGTTATAGCTAGAAGGAGTGATGTACGATGAATGCCAAAAAAAATGATAAAATAGCAACTATAATTTTATATATAATAGCAGGTTTAGTAATACTTCTTCTTATAAGCATTATTGGATATATATTATACAAAGGAGTACCTTACTTGAGTTTAAAGTTTTTATTTGGGAAACCATCATTAAAGGCTGGAGGAGGAATTGGATTACAATTATTTAATTCATTTTATATGCTTATAATATCTCTTATAATAACAGTTCCTGTTGGTGTTGGAGCGGGAATATATTTAGCGGAGTATGTAAAAGAAGGAAAAGTTTTAAATTCTATAAGATTATGTATAGAAACAATGGCATCATTACCTTCAATAGTTGTAGGATTATTTGGACTTTTATTTTTTGTAGGAATTTTAGGTTGGGGATATTCTATAATTGCAGGAGCATTATCCATAGCAATAATCAATCTGCCTTCAATGACAACCGTTACTGAAAATGCATTAAGGGCAATACCTAAAAAAAATAAAGAAGCAAGTTTAGGGTTAGGCGCTACTAAGTGGCAGACCGTAAAAAAAGTTATTTTACCATCAGCTATTCCTCAAATATTAACAGGGATAATATTAGCATCTGGAAGGATATTTGGTGAGGCAGCAGCCCTACTTTATACAGCTGGCATGAGTGCTCCCAGTGTAAAAATTAGTGATGGTTCAGCTTTAAATTTGTTTAGACCAGCTGAAACATTGGCGGTATATATATGGAAACTAAATTCTGAAGCTATAGTTCCAGATTCAACTAAGATAGCAAGTGCTTCAGCTGCTGTATTAATTATAATTGTGATCTTATTTAATACATTAGCTAGAATAATCGGCAAAAAGATACATGAGAGATATACAGGAAGTAGATAGGGAGATGATAGTCCATGAATAAAATAATCAAGGTATATGATTTAAATTTATTTTATGGAGAAAAGCAAGCGCTAAAAAATATAAATATAAATATTTCAAAAAATGCTGTAACAGCACTTATTGGACCATCTGGTTGTGGAAAATCCACTTTTTTAAGAACTTTAAATAGAATGAATGATATAATAGATAATGTTAGAATTCAAGGGGAAATAATATATGAAAAAAACAATATATTGGATTCAGAGTGCGATGTAATAGAACTTAGAAAAAAGATAGGTATGGTATTTCAAAATCCCAACCCTTTTCCAATGAGTATATATGATAATATTTGTTATGGTCCAAGAATTCACAACATAAAAAATAAAAATAAGCTGGATGAAATTGTAGAAAGAAGTTTAAAAGGGGCAGCATTATGGAATGAAGTAAAAGATAGATTAAAAAAAAGTGCACTTGGTCTTTCGGGAGGTCAACAACAAAGATTGTGCATTGCAAGAACACTTGCTGTAGAACCAGAAATTATATTAATGGATGAACCCACGTCTGCTTTAGATCCTATATCAACCTTAAAAATAGAAGAGCTTATGGATGAAATAAAAAGTAAATATACAATAGTAATTGTGACTCATAATATGCAACAAGCAGCTAGAATTTCAGATTATACTGCCTTTTTTTATAATGGAGTTATCATAGAAGAAGGTAGAACAGAGGATATATTTTATAAACCTATTGATAAACGAACAGAAGATTATATAACCGGTAGATTCGGGTGATTTATAAATAATAAAAGAGGTGATATTATGGGACCAAGAAAAGTTTTTCAAATGGAGTTACATGAATTAAATAATGATTTATTAGAAATGGGTAGCATTGTTGAAAAGCAAATTTATTTGTCTGTAAAATCACTTATGGATAAGGATTTAAAATTATCCAAAATGGTAATTAAAAATGATGATTTAATAGATGACTCCATGAGAAAAATAGAAACAAAATGTATAAAGATAATAGCAATGCAACAACCAATAGCCACTGATTTAAGATTTATATTTACGTGTATTAATATAGTTACAGATTTAGAAAGAATGGCAGATCATGCTGTTGATATTGCTAAAATTACAAAAGGATTAGAAAATGAGATATATGATCCTAATATACTAGACATATCTAAGATGGCTGAATTAGTAATACAAATGATAAAAGATGTACTTAGGGCATATGTTGATAGAGATTTAGAAAAAGCATATGAAATAGCAAAACGAGATGATATTTTGGATGAA is part of the Clostridium botulinum genome and harbors:
- the nrdR gene encoding transcriptional regulator NrdR; the protein is MKCPYCGFEESKVVDSRSTEDHKAIRRRRECLKCTKRYTTYEKVEDIPVLVIKRDSNREYFDKSKIINGLVKACQKRPVSRVQIDSIADEIEKKMSNDMLTEVKSEYIGELIMDKLKEIDEVAYVRFVSVYRQFKDINTFIEEITNLMSHKNMDGI
- the pgeF gene encoding peptidoglycan editing factor PgeF, with the protein product MKNFNILNVKGYQFLEYKSDSVGIYFSTSKRNLDFNKNNIIGLENLKKIKEWFNIKDVGYLNQVHSDNIYIYDGLKYDGDAIITNEKGIAIGVFTADCVPVLIYDKKNLVVAAIHSGWKGTLNCIVSKTIDKMVSKYNTDIKDLKVYIGPHNMMCCYEVSEELINTFKSSDIYKEAKINDGRNLSLQSCIEKQLNDKNITKNQIHSLNICTYCSREDKFHSYRRDKEESGRMFSFIFIK
- a CDS encoding HAMP domain-containing protein, with amino-acid sequence MARWDLDKRVDIKSNDELGELLKTFNDMADKLQNTFNIKSQFVANVSHELKILLTSIKGFAETLRYVEEKFTIKIPLK
- a CDS encoding phosphate ABC transporter substrate-binding protein produces the protein MKKKSLKYVMIFSMISAIAVIFTGCSKANHKFITISGSSVLQPIVKSAADIFMEKNLGVQISVQGGGSGTGLSQVVSGAVEIGNSDLVALDKINDENILNQLVDHKIAVSGFVMVANDEVKIKSLTKKQIQDIFTGKIINWKEVGGEDVNIEVINRGKSSGSRATFIKTIMDGKLENLQIGTVQDSSGAVQKSIKETKGSISYLATSYFKIEEAKEGLNILKINNVEGNTKNIIDRKYPFWSYEHMYTKGKPSGTIKKFIDYMYSPEVKKIIEDNGYIPINKMK
- the pstC gene encoding phosphate ABC transporter permease subunit PstC, which produces MSKENRLSKFKNEYLGRGFSTICGYLIVFITMIILLFITFKGLNLFIKNKYPLSSFLLGTIWNPESKSPQFGAIIFLVGSILVVLGSIIVSTPLSIALAIFINVISPKMGEKILKPAMELFVGIPSVVYGWLGITVLIPMLKGVFGGVGFGLLASIIVLSIMILPTITSISSDAIKAIPKRYIEASYGLGATRWQTIIKVIIPSAKRGILTAIVLGMARAFGEALAVQMVIGNSIKLPKGIYDTTSTLTSIITMDMANTIFGTSWNNALWSLAFLLVIISFIFIIVLKVIARRSDVR
- the pstA gene encoding phosphate ABC transporter permease PstA, coding for MNAKKNDKIATIILYIIAGLVILLLISIIGYILYKGVPYLSLKFLFGKPSLKAGGGIGLQLFNSFYMLIISLIITVPVGVGAGIYLAEYVKEGKVLNSIRLCIETMASLPSIVVGLFGLLFFVGILGWGYSIIAGALSIAIINLPSMTTVTENALRAIPKKNKEASLGLGATKWQTVKKVILPSAIPQILTGIILASGRIFGEAAALLYTAGMSAPSVKISDGSALNLFRPAETLAVYIWKLNSEAIVPDSTKIASASAAVLIIIVILFNTLARIIGKKIHERYTGSR
- the pstB gene encoding phosphate ABC transporter ATP-binding protein PstB, with translation MNKIIKVYDLNLFYGEKQALKNININISKNAVTALIGPSGCGKSTFLRTLNRMNDIIDNVRIQGEIIYEKNNILDSECDVIELRKKIGMVFQNPNPFPMSIYDNICYGPRIHNIKNKNKLDEIVERSLKGAALWNEVKDRLKKSALGLSGGQQQRLCIARTLAVEPEIILMDEPTSALDPISTLKIEELMDEIKSKYTIVIVTHNMQQAARISDYTAFFYNGVIIEEGRTEDIFYKPIDKRTEDYITGRFG
- the phoU gene encoding phosphate signaling complex protein PhoU, with protein sequence MGPRKVFQMELHELNNDLLEMGSIVEKQIYLSVKSLMDKDLKLSKMVIKNDDLIDDSMRKIETKCIKIIAMQQPIATDLRFIFTCINIVTDLERMADHAVDIAKITKGLENEIYDPNILDISKMAELVIQMIKDVLRAYVDRDLEKAYEIAKRDDILDEIYMDVFKDTLKQMTKDNLMIQQGTRFLFAFKYLERIGDHVTNICEWIIYIITGEHIDLND